One Candidatus Methanoperedens sp. DNA segment encodes these proteins:
- a CDS encoding ABC transporter ATP-binding protein, which translates to MMENIMEMEDVWKIYRMGEFDVPALAGIDLAIKAGEFVAITGPSGCGKSTMLNMVGCMDMPTKGRVLLQGRDISEFNSNELARTRGKKIGFVFQTFNLYPTLTTLENIQLPMRIHEFPQSDIEETSRKLLATVGLSERGGHFPSQLSGGQQQRVAVARSLSTGPSILLADEPTGNLDTKSGSEIMDVFKRLNSEGLTIVMITHDMRIAGYAGRVVKMLDGKIIGGT; encoded by the coding sequence ATGATGGAAAATATAATGGAAATGGAAGATGTATGGAAAATTTATCGCATGGGTGAGTTTGATGTACCTGCGCTTGCGGGAATAGACCTGGCCATCAAGGCAGGTGAGTTCGTGGCAATAACAGGACCAAGCGGATGCGGTAAGTCAACGATGCTAAATATGGTTGGCTGCATGGACATGCCCACAAAAGGCAGGGTGCTGCTTCAAGGCAGGGACATATCAGAATTTAACAGCAATGAGCTTGCGCGCACAAGAGGGAAAAAAATCGGATTTGTATTCCAGACGTTCAATCTGTATCCTACCCTTACAACACTGGAAAACATTCAGCTCCCGATGAGGATCCATGAATTTCCTCAGAGCGATATAGAGGAGACGTCAAGAAAACTGCTAGCTACTGTTGGTTTATCTGAACGTGGAGGTCATTTTCCTTCCCAGTTATCAGGCGGACAGCAGCAGAGAGTTGCAGTAGCAAGATCACTCTCCACAGGTCCTTCCATTCTACTTGCAGACGAGCCTACAGGGAATCTGGATACAAAATCAGGAAGCGAAATAATGGATGTTTTCAAACGCTTGAACAGCGAGGGATTAACTATTGTAATGATAACGCACGACATGAGGATTGCAGGATATGCAGGAAGAGTTGTTAAGATGCTTGATGGAAAAATTATAGGTGGAACATGA
- a CDS encoding ABC transporter permease has product MKTFDIFKLSLSHVKKSKMRSWLTIIGIVIGVAAVVAIISIGQGMQESVAARLGSLGADLITVTPGFSRASGGGFEGRSAGSGGSINLTDKDVNVIKQVPGVLYVNGMVSGRADMILGTEKTSVSISGIDTAVWRSMVTTQLEAGRYLQPGDSNAVVIGYSLAHETFLQPITLNRPVTIGGKTFKVVGVFVQSGGGFGGGSDNAVYMSDDFARDVITTNVSRNTFTSITVKVTDPALASKIADDIVAKLMPSRHVNPRTRDFTVTAFATIQQQITSVVQTISLFLASIAAVSLLVGAVGIANTMFMSVMERTRQIGLLKALGATDNEVMKLFLIESGLFGFVGGVLGIIFGVLISLIISVVGLRAIGPGGTMNAVVSPELLIFALGFSVFVGVVSGVVPARTAAKMNPVDALRFEQ; this is encoded by the coding sequence ATGAAGACTTTTGACATTTTCAAATTATCCCTGAGCCATGTAAAAAAAAGCAAGATGCGAAGCTGGCTCACTATAATAGGTATTGTAATAGGCGTAGCCGCTGTCGTAGCTATAATTTCCATTGGCCAGGGAATGCAGGAGAGCGTGGCGGCTCGTCTGGGAAGCCTTGGAGCCGATCTGATCACGGTCACTCCGGGTTTTTCACGGGCTTCAGGCGGGGGTTTTGAAGGGAGATCGGCTGGTTCCGGAGGTAGCATTAACCTCACTGATAAAGACGTGAATGTGATTAAGCAGGTGCCGGGCGTGCTCTATGTAAACGGCATGGTATCTGGCCGGGCGGATATGATATTGGGTACTGAGAAGACCTCCGTATCTATCAGCGGTATTGATACCGCGGTCTGGCGTTCCATGGTCACCACGCAGCTTGAAGCAGGCAGATATCTTCAGCCGGGCGATTCAAACGCTGTAGTCATTGGCTACTCTTTAGCGCACGAAACTTTTTTACAGCCGATCACCCTGAACAGGCCGGTTACAATAGGGGGCAAGACTTTCAAAGTCGTTGGAGTATTCGTACAATCAGGTGGAGGTTTTGGAGGGGGAAGTGATAATGCAGTATATATGTCGGATGATTTTGCCAGGGATGTGATAACCACGAATGTATCCAGGAATACATTTACGTCGATTACGGTAAAGGTAACGGACCCCGCGCTGGCGAGTAAAATAGCCGATGATATTGTAGCAAAACTTATGCCGTCGAGGCACGTCAATCCGAGAACCAGAGATTTTACAGTCACGGCGTTCGCAACAATACAACAACAGATAACCAGTGTCGTCCAGACCATATCGCTGTTCCTTGCTTCGATAGCGGCAGTTTCGCTTCTGGTAGGAGCTGTGGGTATAGCGAATACCATGTTCATGTCTGTTATGGAACGCACAAGGCAGATAGGACTGCTCAAGGCATTGGGCGCTACGGATAATGAAGTAATGAAACTTTTCCTTATAGAATCAGGATTATTTGGGTTCGTAGGAGGGGTGCTGGGAATAATTTTTGGCGTACTGATATCCCTCATAATATCCGTAGTTGGTCTTAGGGCAATAGGACCGGGCGGGACAATGAACGCAGTCGTCTCACCAGAGCTTCTTATTTTTGCACTTGGATTCTCCGTATTCGTAGGCGTGGTCTCAGGCGTCGTGCCTGCAAGGACAGCCGCAAAGATGAACCCTGTGGATGCCCTGCGTTTTGAGCAATAA
- a CDS encoding G1 family endopeptidase, translating to MRQKLFYAIIPLIFLGLLAQTNPGQKITAERAIDPSLNVGRGLNFSNNWAGYVATGGTFTSVSGSWSVPQVSATGTSADATWVGIGGTAGNHLIQTGTQALANNNGKVSYQAWYEMLPANSQEIPLTINSGDSITASIVQQSANHWTISLSDDTTGQNYQTTVTYAASLSSAEWIQEMPVRGRSFIPLDNFGSVQFSALSAVKDGTALTPAQANAHSIVMANNLRQVLAHPSALGSDGASFTVARTSSTSTQIVSPSGRTGWRRVVTDVHGIQPLNGQSHSRGRFKGGFGQRFEH from the coding sequence ATGAGACAAAAATTATTCTATGCAATTATTCCACTGATATTCCTTGGTCTTCTGGCACAGACAAATCCTGGGCAGAAAATTACAGCGGAACGAGCAATCGATCCAAGTCTTAATGTCGGCAGAGGACTGAATTTCTCCAATAACTGGGCCGGGTATGTCGCTACAGGGGGTACTTTTACTTCGGTAAGCGGATCATGGAGCGTCCCGCAGGTAAGCGCAACAGGAACTTCAGCCGACGCAACCTGGGTGGGCATTGGAGGTACAGCCGGTAATCATTTAATTCAGACGGGAACGCAGGCTTTAGCCAATAACAATGGCAAGGTTAGTTACCAGGCCTGGTATGAGATGTTGCCGGCGAACTCCCAGGAAATTCCGCTCACGATCAACTCCGGTGATTCCATTACCGCTTCTATTGTCCAGCAATCAGCGAACCACTGGACGATCTCTTTGAGTGATGATACCACAGGCCAGAATTACCAGACAACAGTTACCTACGCCGCATCCTTATCCTCAGCAGAATGGATCCAGGAAATGCCGGTTCGCGGCAGATCTTTCATTCCGCTCGATAATTTCGGCTCCGTACAATTCAGCGCTTTATCGGCTGTTAAAGACGGCACTGCACTGACCCCTGCCCAGGCTAACGCGCACTCTATAGTCATGGCTAATAATCTCCGTCAGGTCCTGGCTCACCCTTCAGCCCTGGGAAGCGATGGAGCCAGTTTCACCGTAGCCCGCACCTCTTCAACATCGACGCAGATCGTTTCTCCCTCAGGAAGGACCGGCTGGCGCAGAGTTGTGACAGACGTCCATGGTATCCAGCCATTGAACGGGCAAAGCCACAGTAGAGGAAGATTCAAAGGTGGATTCGGCCAGAGATTTGAACACTAG
- a CDS encoding PGF-CTERM sorting domain-containing protein translates to MNRKGVVVLLLLTLAILSGAPESFARLQYLTNLTAVYSAGSCGTCHVIASGSGMRNSSGMFGQNNSNGTYVPRNTSRTPGMRRSNGTFGMRSSNRTLPLNSYGTLFANQPDHATDPSAALMAIGQPPAANPQDSPADTAVTGTKAAPGFGIVLSLVGLFALALLARRKNK, encoded by the coding sequence ATGAATAGGAAAGGCGTAGTAGTGTTACTTTTGTTAACATTAGCAATTCTTTCAGGAGCACCGGAGTCTTTCGCACGGCTCCAGTATCTTACAAATCTCACCGCAGTGTATAGCGCTGGTTCATGCGGCACCTGCCATGTAATAGCTTCAGGCAGTGGAATGCGCAACTCCAGCGGGATGTTCGGACAGAACAATTCTAACGGAACTTATGTTCCACGCAACACCAGCAGAACACCGGGGATGCGCCGCTCTAACGGAACGTTTGGAATGCGTTCCTCAAACAGAACGTTGCCGCTTAACTCGTACGGAACGTTATTTGCTAACCAGCCTGACCACGCTACCGATCCCAGTGCAGCCCTGATGGCTATAGGGCAGCCACCTGCAGCAAACCCACAAGATAGCCCCGCAGATACAGCCGTGACAGGGACTAAAGCGGCTCCAGGGTTCGGAATTGTGTTATCCCTGGTCGGATTATTTGCATTGGCTCTTCTGGCAAGGCGGAAAAATAAATGA
- a CDS encoding ABC transporter ATP-binding protein has product MMENIMELKDVWKIYKMGEVEVPALKGISVEIKKGDFVAIIGASGSGKSTMMNLIGCLDIPSRGSLYLRSQDISTLSESDLASFRGKTIGFIFQQYNLIQSMSAFENVMLPLEFLEYDDQKAANRAREILTLVGLSDKMHHRPTQLSGGQQQRVSIARCLAGDPEIILADEPTGALDSVTGREVLDMLHRLWEEHGKTIIMVTHDLNLAKYAHTTIELKDGEILKISENNEVNKK; this is encoded by the coding sequence ATGATGGAAAATATAATGGAACTGAAGGACGTCTGGAAAATCTACAAGATGGGCGAAGTGGAAGTGCCGGCTCTGAAAGGAATAAGCGTTGAAATAAAGAAGGGAGACTTTGTGGCTATTATAGGTGCCTCGGGAAGCGGCAAATCTACAATGATGAACCTGATAGGCTGCCTGGATATTCCTTCCAGAGGAAGCTTATATCTCCGATCGCAGGACATCAGCACATTAAGCGAATCAGACCTTGCCTCATTCAGGGGTAAGACTATCGGTTTTATTTTCCAGCAATACAACCTGATCCAGTCGATGTCTGCTTTTGAGAACGTGATGCTTCCACTGGAATTCTTAGAATATGATGACCAAAAAGCAGCAAACAGGGCAAGAGAAATACTGACACTGGTGGGGTTGAGTGATAAGATGCATCATCGTCCGACACAGCTTTCAGGTGGTCAGCAGCAGAGAGTGTCCATAGCAAGATGCCTTGCTGGCGACCCTGAGATAATCCTTGCGGATGAACCGACCGGAGCACTCGACAGTGTTACAGGCAGAGAAGTCCTGGATATGCTTCACAGATTGTGGGAAGAGCATGGAAAAACGATCATAATGGTCACTCACGACCTTAATCTGGCTAAATATGCTCACACAACAATTGAACTGAAAGACGGAGAGATTTTGAAAATATCTGAAAATAACGAGGTAAATAAAAAATGA
- a CDS encoding COG1361 S-layer family protein, whose translation MKKIMFPVLIILVLTAYTPAVYADLADLAGSSVLSVSLANSDPNPAIAGNTVDVRIGIQNIGGTTTSDLMMEVIPQYPFELVPGENAVQDVGIVQPYQKSDPTVNIKVILYHMQINRNAPAGSYQFKVKYYEAGSTDVTQQSLSIDVKSKENAEVIHIGQTMLVPGRQSSLIFTINNVGNAPLRDLTFSWANDEKIVLPVGSDNTKYIRYIDIGNGTDLEYQVMADTNAVPGLYKLNLYLTYEDSMTNQTKTISTFAGVYVGGGTDFDVAYSDNANSQMSFSVANIGSNPANSVSVVIPDQPVWSVSGPNSVIIGNLNKGDYTVASFKLQSSMSNMTSQNRASRNNTNFQGRQSPTNISSDTVLIQIAYTDTMGVRNVVEKQVKIGFQNMASPSAMQGRRGATQPTSVLSNNMLYFFGIIVLVGAVVVHRKYKSRKLLDPGFKMKDLFKREKK comes from the coding sequence ATGAAAAAAATAATGTTTCCGGTTTTGATAATACTGGTATTGACAGCTTACACACCTGCAGTTTATGCAGATTTAGCAGATCTAGCAGGCTCATCAGTACTATCAGTAAGCCTTGCAAACTCTGACCCTAATCCTGCTATTGCAGGAAATACCGTGGATGTTCGTATAGGTATCCAGAATATCGGGGGTACGACTACTAGCGATCTTATGATGGAAGTTATACCACAGTATCCTTTTGAGCTTGTACCAGGTGAAAACGCAGTTCAGGATGTAGGAATAGTTCAACCCTATCAGAAGAGTGATCCTACTGTAAATATAAAAGTCATACTGTACCATATGCAGATAAACAGGAATGCTCCGGCAGGTAGTTACCAATTCAAAGTTAAGTATTATGAGGCGGGTTCAACCGATGTGACCCAGCAAAGCCTGTCCATTGATGTGAAGAGCAAAGAAAACGCTGAAGTGATCCACATTGGCCAGACGATGCTCGTTCCGGGAAGGCAAAGCAGCTTAATATTCACGATCAATAATGTCGGGAATGCACCCCTCCGGGATCTGACTTTCAGCTGGGCGAATGATGAAAAGATAGTTCTCCCAGTCGGGAGTGACAATACCAAATATATCAGGTACATCGATATTGGCAATGGCACTGACCTGGAATACCAGGTGATGGCAGATACTAATGCAGTGCCGGGATTATACAAACTGAACTTATACCTGACTTATGAAGATTCAATGACAAACCAAACCAAAACAATAAGCACATTTGCCGGGGTGTATGTTGGCGGAGGAACGGATTTCGATGTGGCATACTCAGATAATGCGAACAGCCAGATGTCTTTCAGCGTTGCCAATATAGGAAGCAACCCAGCAAACTCGGTATCTGTGGTTATTCCCGATCAGCCGGTCTGGAGTGTAAGCGGCCCAAATTCAGTCATCATAGGTAATCTGAACAAAGGAGACTATACGGTTGCAAGCTTCAAATTGCAATCCTCAATGAGTAATATGACTTCCCAGAATAGAGCCTCCAGAAACAATACCAATTTCCAGGGAAGGCAAAGTCCAACAAATATCTCATCCGATACAGTGCTCATACAAATAGCCTATACCGATACCATGGGAGTAAGAAATGTCGTTGAAAAACAGGTCAAAATCGGATTTCAAAATATGGCATCTCCAAGCGCTATGCAGGGACGAAGAGGAGCCACACAACCAACAAGTGTACTCTCTAATAACATGCTGTATTTCTTCGGCATAATAGTGCTCGTTGGCGCAGTTGTAGTCCACAGGAAATACAAGAGCCGCAAACTGCTTGATCCTGGTTTCAAAATGAAGGATTTATTCAAACGCGAGAAGAAATGA
- a CDS encoding ABC transporter permease, whose amino-acid sequence MKLNKCFKHAFNMVLHSKLRSWLTITGIVIGVAAVIAIVSIGDGMQQTLNAQLNALGGDIVTITAGAERGGGMYGMRGGGGGGGQATTKEIVLGRSDLQALKGIPDIALIDTNIRESVNISYLGKTGKVSVTGVDQKVWSQITTTTIQTGRMLDSADQNVIVIGGNLASSYFSQPVGINKMVTINAAAFRVVGILNDQTTSVYMPIQMAYQVMPDKTNDIYDTLVVKIRNQDQLDFVITEIQNKLMISRHVTQNTMDFSVTSRKEMQQARAATMSSMSTFLLAIAAVSLIVGSIGIANTMFTSVLEKTKEIGIMKAIGARNPDILLIFLFNAGFIGLVGGIIGVILGTMLSGFMPALMGGGLPMARGGTIVTLNSIMMALSVSVIVGILAGIIPAYQASKLRPVDALRYE is encoded by the coding sequence ATGAAACTAAATAAATGTTTCAAACATGCGTTTAACATGGTACTTCACAGCAAGCTGCGAAGCTGGCTGACTATAACGGGCATAGTCATAGGTGTTGCTGCGGTTATTGCGATTGTTTCGATAGGAGACGGGATGCAGCAAACGCTGAATGCACAATTGAACGCTCTTGGCGGAGACATCGTTACAATCACAGCCGGCGCTGAACGGGGTGGCGGCATGTATGGTATGAGAGGCGGCGGGGGAGGAGGAGGCCAGGCAACGACCAAAGAAATAGTACTGGGCAGAAGTGACCTCCAGGCATTGAAGGGTATACCTGATATTGCTCTGATCGACACAAATATCAGAGAGAGTGTGAATATATCCTATCTTGGCAAAACAGGGAAAGTATCTGTAACAGGCGTTGACCAGAAAGTATGGTCTCAAATTACTACTACTACTATACAAACTGGCAGGATGCTTGATTCTGCTGACCAGAACGTCATAGTTATCGGGGGAAATCTCGCATCCTCTTATTTTTCCCAGCCTGTCGGGATTAATAAGATGGTAACGATAAACGCCGCTGCTTTCAGGGTTGTGGGAATTCTTAATGACCAGACCACCAGCGTTTACATGCCGATCCAGATGGCATACCAGGTGATGCCAGACAAGACGAATGATATCTACGACACACTTGTTGTTAAGATCAGGAATCAGGACCAGTTAGATTTTGTAATCACGGAAATCCAGAATAAACTTATGATTTCAAGACATGTCACTCAAAATACAATGGATTTTTCAGTCACTTCAAGGAAGGAAATGCAGCAGGCCAGAGCGGCTACGATGAGTTCAATGAGCACATTTCTGCTTGCAATTGCAGCGGTTTCATTGATTGTGGGTTCCATCGGTATTGCAAATACCATGTTCACTTCCGTCCTTGAAAAGACTAAGGAAATCGGGATAATGAAAGCTATCGGCGCGCGCAATCCCGACATTTTGCTCATATTCCTGTTCAATGCAGGATTTATCGGACTCGTTGGTGGAATAATTGGCGTAATCCTCGGAACAATGCTTTCTGGCTTCATGCCTGCGCTTATGGGGGGAGGTCTTCCCATGGCAAGAGGGGGCACAATAGTGACATTGAACTCAATAATGATGGCATTATCAGTATCGGTCATAGTAGGAATTCTTGCAGGAATAATACCTGCGTACCAGGCATCGAAATTGAGGCCTGTTGATGCTCTGAGATACGAATAA
- a CDS encoding MFS transporter encodes MEPTKNETLLTRNFLLTSFSTVAIFTSFYFLLVTLPIYILQLGGTESQIGLIIGVFTISAVLLRPFMGREVDRRGRKNMLLAGSLVFLLSMLLYNYTTSVTALLLLRVFHGIGWGAATTAASTLIADIAPPSRRGEAMGIYGMSSNVAMAIGPALSFWLLYASGVPDFPRLFDVSALIALVSLLLVLPITETGAVHPKTSLFSKEALFPSALMFSVTLTYGSIVSFLSLLAQEKGMGNPGIFFTVFAVTLVLVRALAGKLSDSRGRKAVIVPGMLIITLGLFVLSIANSFSLFIAAAFLYGLGFGLVHPTIMALLVDRVSDRTRGAAMGTFTAAFDLGIGLGSIVLGVVLQYFGFMAMYLLGGLIVFAAAIWFIAMKDKKGM; translated from the coding sequence ATGGAACCTACGAAAAACGAAACACTTCTCACAAGGAACTTTTTGCTGACCAGCTTTTCAACGGTTGCCATATTCACAAGCTTTTATTTTCTATTGGTCACACTGCCTATCTATATATTGCAACTCGGCGGAACGGAATCCCAGATAGGCCTCATCATCGGCGTGTTTACTATCTCAGCCGTGCTCTTGCGCCCGTTCATGGGTCGCGAGGTGGACAGGCGAGGCAGGAAGAACATGCTTCTGGCAGGCTCGCTGGTGTTCCTTTTGTCCATGCTTCTCTACAACTATACCACAAGTGTCACTGCATTGCTGCTTCTGAGGGTTTTCCACGGCATCGGCTGGGGCGCTGCAACTACGGCCGCAAGCACTCTGATAGCGGACATCGCACCGCCGAGCCGGAGGGGGGAGGCCATGGGCATCTACGGCATGTCATCCAACGTCGCCATGGCAATAGGCCCGGCATTGAGTTTCTGGTTGTTGTATGCTTCAGGGGTTCCTGATTTCCCGAGGCTCTTTGATGTAAGCGCATTGATAGCGCTCGTATCTCTATTACTGGTTTTGCCCATAACTGAAACAGGCGCAGTGCATCCGAAAACGTCCCTTTTCAGCAAAGAGGCGCTTTTCCCATCGGCATTGATGTTCAGCGTTACGCTGACCTACGGTTCGATCGTATCTTTTCTATCTCTTTTAGCCCAGGAAAAGGGTATGGGGAATCCGGGAATATTTTTCACTGTATTCGCAGTCACTTTGGTCTTGGTCAGGGCACTTGCTGGCAAGCTTTCGGACAGCCGGGGGAGGAAGGCCGTGATCGTGCCCGGAATGCTCATAATCACCCTCGGGCTTTTTGTCCTCTCGATCGCGAACTCCTTCTCATTATTCATTGCCGCAGCCTTTTTATACGGGCTGGGTTTCGGTCTCGTTCATCCCACAATAATGGCACTTCTGGTCGATAGGGTGAGCGACAGGACGCGTGGCGCGGCTATGGGAACTTTCACAGCGGCCTTCGATCTTGGGATCGGGTTGGGTTCAATCGTGCTGGGAGTTGTGCTCCAATATTTTGGTTTTATGGCAATGTACCTGCTGGGTGGGTTGATAGTGTTTGCAGCAGCGATATGGTTTATAGCAATGAAGGATAAGAAAGGGATGTAA
- a CDS encoding metal-dependent hydrolase, which translates to MDLFSHALLPYLLGNFTKRRKEEIIAFVLGGIAPDIDIFLLLINYLYPTSFLITHRGITHSLFFGFFAGLTVLYLASRNTVKTRVQRYIDFEPVVTFRTVMFAYAGVIIHLFLDFSTTRGVPFFYPFDAARYSAEVFFYTDTYLTILSLIVLIILYKRPVQKHTITKFLALFLVVFAILGGLRIAEKTSAEKFFQGENLRAYPTVSIFEWYVIGQDGDRIRIYEYNGFAGTSNYNQTFLRMSVISGGENLEGALDVAGKLPQVYMFKWRAYAVAINATSSNGVWYIDYYDPLQRAMIRGAPAAFFMRINAPLRVKVEDGKATIL; encoded by the coding sequence ATGGATCTTTTCTCTCACGCACTGCTTCCGTATCTGCTGGGGAATTTCACCAAACGAAGGAAAGAAGAGATTATCGCCTTTGTCCTCGGCGGGATAGCTCCTGATATTGATATTTTTCTCCTGTTGATCAACTATCTCTATCCCACTTCATTTCTGATCACCCACCGGGGCATTACACATTCCCTATTCTTTGGGTTTTTTGCAGGCCTTACTGTTCTTTATCTCGCGTCCCGCAATACGGTGAAAACCAGAGTCCAGAGGTACATTGATTTTGAACCAGTGGTCACGTTCCGCACCGTGATGTTCGCCTATGCAGGAGTGATAATCCATCTTTTCCTGGATTTTTCGACCACAAGAGGGGTTCCCTTTTTTTATCCCTTTGATGCTGCAAGATATTCTGCCGAGGTGTTTTTCTATACGGATACTTATCTCACAATATTAAGCCTGATAGTCCTGATAATCCTATACAAAAGACCTGTACAGAAGCATACAATAACTAAATTCCTGGCTCTTTTCCTGGTGGTATTCGCCATCCTTGGAGGACTTCGCATTGCCGAAAAAACCAGTGCTGAGAAGTTCTTCCAGGGTGAAAACCTGAGAGCATATCCCACCGTGAGCATTTTTGAATGGTACGTGATCGGGCAAGATGGGGATAGGATAAGAATATATGAATACAACGGGTTTGCGGGAACATCAAATTACAATCAGACCTTTTTGCGAATGAGCGTAATTTCGGGCGGGGAAAATCTGGAGGGTGCTCTAGATGTTGCAGGGAAACTGCCGCAGGTATACATGTTCAAGTGGAGAGCCTATGCAGTGGCAATCAATGCTACATCAAGCAACGGCGTATGGTACATTGATTACTATGATCCGTTACAGAGGGCAATGATACGGGGAGCCCCTGCTGCATTTTTCATGAGGATAAATGCTCCTCTCAGGGTAAAAGTGGAAGATGGAAAAGCAACGATATTATGA
- a CDS encoding BRO family protein, which translates to MDSKEALVVFEGAKIRRTWHDNQWYFSVVDIVGALTDSVDAKDYWYRLKKRELESSGIELSTICRQLKIQSSDGKKYETDCANTESMFRIIQSIPSKKAEPFKRWLAKVGYERIQEIENPELAQDRAKEYYELKGYPEDWIEKRLRGIAIRQELTDEWEERGVAEKRDFAILTNEISKATFGKSIKEHRKIKNLDPANKNQNLRDHMTDLELIFSMLGEKSTTEITRSRDSKGFEECLDSSEEGGKIAGNARKELEMKTGRKVVSSENFLCITGKKENQKLK; encoded by the coding sequence ATGGATTCAAAAGAAGCGCTGGTAGTTTTCGAGGGAGCTAAAATAAGACGAACATGGCACGATAACCAGTGGTATTTCTCAGTGGTTGATATCGTTGGAGCTTTGACAGACAGCGTTGATGCAAAAGACTACTGGTACAGGCTGAAAAAAAGAGAATTGGAGTCAAGCGGAATCGAGTTATCGACAATTTGTCGACAACTGAAAATACAATCATCTGACGGTAAGAAATACGAAACTGATTGCGCAAACACTGAATCCATGTTCAGGATAATCCAGTCTATCCCCTCAAAAAAAGCAGAGCCGTTCAAACGATGGCTGGCAAAAGTAGGATACGAAAGGATACAGGAAATAGAAAATCCCGAACTGGCGCAGGACAGGGCGAAAGAGTATTATGAACTCAAAGGATATCCAGAAGACTGGATAGAAAAAAGGCTACGGGGGATAGCCATCAGGCAAGAGCTTACTGATGAATGGGAAGAAAGAGGGGTTGCTGAAAAAAGAGATTTTGCGATCCTCACAAATGAGATTTCCAAAGCAACTTTCGGAAAATCGATCAAGGAACATAGAAAAATAAAAAACCTGGACCCCGCGAATAAAAACCAGAACCTGAGAGACCACATGACTGACCTGGAATTGATTTTCTCCATGCTTGGAGAGAAATCAACAACAGAAATCACCAGATCCAGGGACTCCAAAGGATTTGAAGAGTGCCTTGACTCTTCAGAAGAGGGCGGGAAGATCGCAGGGAATGCAAGGAAAGAGCTTGAGATGAAAACAGGGAGAAAAGTGGTAAGTTCTGAGAATTTTCTATGTATCACAGGGAAAAAAGAAAATCAGAAGTTGAAATAA